In one window of Anaerobranca gottschalkii DSM 13577 DNA:
- the tsaD gene encoding tRNA (adenosine(37)-N6)-threonylcarbamoyltransferase complex transferase subunit TsaD, which yields MEKCKILAIETSCDETAVAIVEDGKKILANKVLSQIDIHKVFGGVVPEVASRHHLEGLLPLIDEGLKEAGCTLDDITAVAVTNGPGLIGALLVGLSLAKSLAYSINKPLIPVNHLAGHIYANFLENEVKFPLVALIVSGGHTDLIYMEKHLDFKIMGQTRDDAAGEAFDKIARALGLGYPGGPLVDKLAAKGNPLSISFPKAYLEKNSFDFSFSGLKSAVLNYLHNSKQRGETIKIEDVCASFQKSVVDVLVDKTIECAKEKGVKEIIVAGGVSANSGLRKAFEDACSKEGFNLSIPSHSLCTDNAAMIGCAAYYLYKAGRIGDLDLNAYASMPLNSYSQ from the coding sequence TTGGAAAAGTGTAAAATATTAGCGATAGAAACTTCCTGTGATGAAACGGCAGTTGCTATAGTTGAAGATGGTAAAAAAATACTGGCCAATAAAGTATTATCTCAAATAGATATCCATAAGGTTTTTGGTGGAGTAGTGCCAGAAGTTGCTTCAAGGCATCATTTAGAAGGCTTATTACCTTTAATAGATGAAGGATTGAAAGAGGCTGGGTGTACACTAGATGATATTACTGCAGTAGCTGTCACCAATGGCCCAGGTTTAATTGGAGCTTTATTGGTAGGGTTATCTTTAGCTAAATCTTTAGCTTATAGTATAAATAAGCCACTAATTCCCGTTAATCATTTAGCAGGGCATATTTATGCCAACTTTTTAGAAAATGAAGTTAAGTTTCCCTTGGTTGCCTTAATTGTTTCTGGCGGACATACTGACTTAATTTATATGGAAAAGCATTTAGATTTTAAGATAATGGGGCAAACCAGAGATGATGCAGCGGGAGAAGCCTTTGATAAAATAGCTAGAGCTTTAGGACTAGGTTATCCTGGAGGACCTTTAGTAGATAAATTAGCGGCTAAAGGAAATCCCTTAAGCATAAGTTTTCCTAAAGCCTATCTAGAAAAAAACAGTTTTGATTTTAGTTTTAGTGGGTTAAAATCAGCGGTATTAAACTACTTGCATAATTCTAAGCAAAGGGGAGAGACTATAAAGATTGAAGATGTATGTGCATCTTTTCAAAAATCTGTAGTTGATGTCCTTGTAGATAAAACAATAGAATGTGCTAAAGAAAAAGGGGTTAAAGAAATAATAGTAGCCGGCGGGGTATCGGCTAATAGTGGTTTAAGGAAGGCTTTTGAGGATGCTTGTTCAAAGGAAGGCTTTAATTTATCAATACCTTCCCATTCCCTATGTACCGATAATGCAGCGATGATAGGTTGTGCTGCTTATTACCTATATAAAGCTGGAAGAATTGGGGACTTAGACCTAAATGCTTATGCCTCTATGCCACTGAATAGTTATTCACAATAA
- a CDS encoding helix-turn-helix domain-containing protein: protein MIKTYKVMILPNNKQKTKLKECAGVARWAYNWALATEQENYNNGGKFLNDRELRKRLTELKKQEKYAWLKDYSNNIT from the coding sequence ATGATTAAAACCTATAAAGTTATGATTTTACCTAACAATAAACAAAAAACTAAACTAAAGGAATGTGCAGGGGTTGCAAGATGGGCATATAATTGGGCTTTAGCTACAGAACAAGAGAATTATAATAACGGTGGTAAGTTTTTAAATGATAGAGAACTTAGAAAAAGATTAACAGAGTTAAAGAAACAAGAAAAATATGCTTGGCTTAAAGACTATTCAAACAATATAAC
- the tsaB gene encoding tRNA (adenosine(37)-N6)-threonylcarbamoyltransferase complex dimerization subunit type 1 TsaB has protein sequence MLALSLETSTRTCSVALVKDREVLGEVVLNTQVTHSQKLLPAVDMLLKVTDVTLDQIDLIGVAVGPGSFTGLRIGIATAQGLAYGKKIPVVGISTLEALAYTTNITNGLVVPILNARRNGVYTAIFKGEKNKYQRLLEDSVLKLEELLEKLVTLPQPYVFTGDGVPVFKEKIEEVLKNQAIFVPEYNSIPQGKTVGILAIEKFKREGGNTPDNLKPEYIRLSEAERNLLKGCN, from the coding sequence ATGTTAGCATTAAGTTTAGAAACATCTACTAGAACTTGTTCTGTAGCCCTGGTTAAGGATAGAGAAGTCTTAGGAGAGGTGGTTTTAAATACCCAAGTTACCCACTCTCAAAAATTACTCCCGGCTGTGGACATGTTGTTAAAAGTTACCGATGTAACTTTAGATCAAATAGATCTAATAGGGGTGGCAGTAGGCCCCGGTTCTTTTACTGGCCTTAGAATTGGTATTGCCACTGCCCAAGGACTAGCCTACGGTAAAAAAATACCGGTAGTTGGTATATCAACCCTCGAAGCTTTAGCCTATACGACAAATATCACGAACGGCTTAGTTGTACCTATTTTAAATGCCAGGAGAAATGGGGTTTATACCGCTATTTTTAAAGGAGAAAAAAATAAATACCAGAGGTTATTAGAGGACAGTGTCCTTAAATTAGAAGAGCTCTTAGAAAAACTAGTAACCTTACCCCAGCCTTATGTTTTTACTGGAGATGGTGTACCAGTTTTCAAAGAAAAAATAGAGGAAGTACTAAAGAATCAAGCTATATTTGTCCCTGAATATAACTCTATTCCCCAAGGAAAAACTGTGGGGATATTAGCCATAGAGAAATTTAAAAGGGAAGGTGGAAACACCCCGGATAACTTAAAACCAGAATATATAAGATTATCAGAAGCAGAGCGGAACTTATTAAAGGGGTGTAACTAA
- the rimI gene encoding ribosomal protein S18-alanine N-acetyltransferase — protein MYLVVPMEESHIPGILEIEKLSFTTPWSKEAFYQELKNHFAFYLVALDNGKVVGYIGSWIIIDECHITNVAVHPLYRRQGIGKSLIKILKDTVKLKGVSGITLEVRVSNISAQNLYKNLGFIEYGIRKGYYTDNNEDAVIMWLKI, from the coding sequence ATGTACTTAGTAGTTCCTATGGAAGAAAGTCATATACCGGGCATTTTAGAGATCGAGAAATTATCCTTCACTACTCCTTGGTCAAAAGAGGCCTTTTATCAAGAACTGAAAAATCATTTTGCCTTTTATTTAGTAGCATTAGATAATGGAAAAGTTGTAGGCTACATAGGAAGCTGGATAATAATAGATGAATGTCATATTACCAATGTGGCAGTACATCCCTTGTATAGAAGACAAGGAATAGGGAAAAGTTTAATAAAAATTTTAAAAGATACTGTAAAACTCAAAGGGGTTAGTGGCATAACTTTGGAAGTTAGGGTCTCAAACATTTCTGCCCAAAACCTTTATAAAAACCTTGGATTCATAGAATATGGTATTAGGAAAGGCTATTACACCGATAATAACGAAGATGCAGTAATAATGTGGTTAAAAATATAA
- the lgt gene encoding prolipoprotein diacylglyceryl transferase encodes MYRVLLEIGNITIYSYGAMIALGVLLIIYLAGKVAKDIGLTSDNIIDLVVVAVVGGVVGSRIYYILAYNFEYYLQNPWQIFNIREGGLVFFGGLIGGALAVIGLIYYRKWRIWEIADLAGLFVPLGYFFGRIGCFLNGCCYGIPTESFLGIPFPYLDGQKYHPTMLYSAILGLGLFFFALWYRKRRRFAGESFLYYLIFYSVGRFFIEFFRENPKVFNLLTVAQATGIVTIIISLSLYPYLKRKNAYIQKDDEKDVKSA; translated from the coding sequence ATGTATAGGGTCCTGCTAGAAATAGGAAATATAACCATTTATAGTTATGGTGCAATGATTGCTTTAGGGGTATTGTTAATAATATATTTAGCAGGGAAAGTTGCAAAGGATATAGGGTTAACTTCAGATAATATTATCGACTTAGTTGTTGTGGCAGTGGTTGGAGGAGTAGTTGGTTCAAGGATTTACTATATTTTAGCCTATAACTTTGAATATTACTTACAAAATCCCTGGCAAATATTTAACATCAGAGAAGGGGGATTAGTATTTTTTGGTGGTTTAATAGGAGGGGCTTTAGCAGTAATTGGTTTAATATATTATAGAAAGTGGAGAATCTGGGAAATTGCTGACTTAGCAGGGTTATTTGTTCCTTTGGGGTATTTTTTTGGCCGCATAGGTTGTTTTTTAAATGGCTGTTGCTATGGTATTCCTACTGAAAGTTTTTTAGGAATTCCTTTTCCCTATTTAGATGGGCAGAAATATCATCCTACTATGTTATATTCAGCTATTTTGGGCTTAGGATTATTTTTCTTTGCTCTATGGTATAGGAAAAGGCGGCGATTTGCAGGGGAAAGTTTTCTTTACTATTTGATTTTTTACAGTGTAGGTAGATTTTTTATTGAGTTTTTCAGGGAAAATCCGAAAGTATTTAATTTACTAACGGTAGCCCAAGCTACAGGGATAGTGACCATAATTATATCCCTTTCCTTGTACCCTTACTTGAAAAGGAAAAATGCCTATATTCAAAAAGATGATGAGAAAGATGTAAAATCAGCTTAA
- the tsaE gene encoding tRNA (adenosine(37)-N6)-threonylcarbamoyltransferase complex ATPase subunit type 1 TsaE produces the protein MEFKTNSKAETMELGKKIGALLKSGDILILEGDLGAGKTTFTQGIAQGMGINDYVKSPTFTYVMEYRGKIPLYHFDLYRLKDPEELYDLGFEDFLYQGVLVMEWGSMVEKMLAEDGFDYIKISLLKTGENTRIIHIEDTPKGQGLYKELSL, from the coding sequence ATGGAATTCAAGACTAATAGCAAAGCAGAAACGATGGAACTAGGTAAAAAAATAGGAGCTTTATTAAAAAGTGGAGATATTTTAATTTTAGAAGGAGATTTAGGGGCTGGGAAAACCACCTTTACCCAAGGGATAGCACAGGGTATGGGTATAAATGATTATGTAAAAAGCCCTACCTTTACTTATGTCATGGAATACAGGGGAAAAATTCCCCTTTATCACTTTGATTTATATCGTTTAAAGGATCCGGAGGAACTTTATGATTTAGGTTTTGAAGATTTTCTTTATCAAGGGGTCTTGGTCATGGAATGGGGTTCCATGGTGGAGAAAATGTTAGCAGAAGATGGCTTTGATTACATAAAAATCTCCCTGCTAAAAACGGGAGAAAATACTAGAATAATCCATATTGAAGATACCCCCAAAGGTCAAGGTTTATATAAGGAGCTGAGTTTATAA